A single region of the Prochlorococcus marinus str. MIT 0917 genome encodes:
- a CDS encoding serine hydrolase → MAFYRQDPEMAYCLKGLLDRFEKEGRPNLQENIAITCIRYDKQSPSISSGYGTGWNSNKNFYPASVVKIVYAFATQVWLQQDLIVDSEELRRALHEMIANSNNDATSFILDLLTGTTSGPSLNESNYQSWKIQRQLINHWLDDLRWPEIKNWNCSQKTWNEGPFGREKDFYGKRNENRNSMTTDGSARIFESLMTNEMLPKSASENLIKVFKRSLDPVARKQDLENQVDGFLGAGLPLTSQLWSKAGLMSEVRHDVAWWEAPNKNPMLAVVFTTGKELVKDQFLLPAISSELNKLAI, encoded by the coding sequence ATGGCGTTCTACCGACAAGACCCTGAAATGGCATATTGCCTGAAAGGTCTACTCGATAGGTTTGAAAAAGAAGGTCGTCCCAACCTTCAAGAAAATATTGCAATAACATGCATACGTTATGACAAGCAAAGTCCATCAATATCTAGTGGATATGGGACAGGGTGGAATTCAAACAAAAATTTTTATCCTGCAAGCGTAGTAAAAATAGTTTATGCATTTGCGACTCAGGTATGGCTCCAACAAGACTTAATTGTTGACTCAGAAGAGCTTAGAAGAGCATTACATGAAATGATCGCAAACTCCAATAATGATGCCACAAGTTTTATTTTAGATCTTTTGACAGGTACAACAAGTGGCCCATCTCTTAATGAGTCAAACTATCAATCATGGAAAATCCAAAGGCAATTAATTAACCACTGGCTAGATGATCTTAGATGGCCTGAAATAAAAAATTGGAACTGCAGTCAAAAGACTTGGAATGAAGGTCCTTTTGGAAGGGAAAAAGATTTTTATGGAAAAAGAAATGAGAATCGAAACAGTATGACAACTGATGGGAGTGCCAGAATCTTTGAATCATTAATGACTAATGAAATGCTCCCAAAATCAGCCAGTGAGAATTTAATAAAAGTTTTTAAACGCTCACTCGATCCAGTTGCTAGAAAGCAAGATTTAGAGAATCAAGTAGATGGTTTTTTAGGCGCAGGCCTACCTTTGACTTCTCAACTTTGGAGCAAAGCAGGTCTAATGAGTGAGGTTCGCCATGATGTCGCATGGTGGGAGGCACCTAATAAGAATCCTATGCTTGCAGTCGTTTTTACAACTGGCAAAGAATTAGTCAAAGATCAATTTTTACTGCCTGCGATTAGCAGTGAGTTAAACAAATTAGCTATTTAG
- a CDS encoding tetratricopeptide repeat-containing sulfotransferase family protein, translated as MEEENNKNQYKNKKLHPIKTYPIPLCLEEVKENVTSYTNTPDRPSKEQIINHARKLHQQGNIPEATKCYQQIMNQGCNDPRVFSNYGAILKSFGKLEEAELSTRKAIELNPNYANAYSNLGIIQNDLGKSQEAESSYRKAIELNPNLVDAYFNLFLDYEKTNNLQKLKKSIKEFNDIDCIENELFLFRSRLNFRNKDYKTAKELINSISNEWLEKSNNIQKLTYWTYKAFIEEKIENYDIAYSCFQKSQDHLLYSRLSKNSYLNIIDSYKKNIINKTINIKNSNYKFEETNIVFLIGFPRSGTTLLDTILRSHKEIEVIEEKPIISNIETIIKKQLNTKIDNLYSISDDNIIMLRRKYFEIMREFTTKERKLIIDKLPLNTVKLPLINLLFPNAKIIFAHRHPYDTVLSCFQQSFDPNIAMLHFIDLKSSSIMYDQVMGAWDIYKNNISLDFITSKYEHLIEDFDKHTFKILNFLDIKWDDNIRNYRKTALDRGKINTPSSSQVVQPLYKSSIEKWKNYEKYFKDCHQYLEKWVSYFDY; from the coding sequence GTGGAAGAAGAAAATAATAAGAATCAGTATAAAAACAAAAAATTACACCCAATTAAAACATACCCTATTCCATTATGTTTAGAAGAAGTGAAAGAAAATGTTACTAGTTATACTAATACTCCTGACAGACCCTCGAAAGAGCAAATAATTAATCATGCAAGAAAGTTACATCAACAAGGAAATATTCCAGAAGCAACAAAATGCTATCAACAAATAATGAATCAAGGATGTAATGATCCTAGAGTGTTTTCTAATTATGGAGCAATATTAAAAAGTTTTGGGAAATTAGAAGAAGCCGAATTATCAACTCGCAAAGCAATTGAACTGAATCCTAATTACGCAAATGCTTATTCCAATCTAGGAATCATACAGAATGATCTTGGCAAATCACAAGAAGCAGAATCTTCATATCGTAAAGCAATTGAACTGAATCCTAATCTAGTAGATGCCTATTTCAATCTCTTTCTAGACTATGAAAAAACAAATAATTTACAAAAACTAAAAAAATCGATAAAAGAGTTTAATGATATAGATTGTATTGAAAATGAACTATTTCTTTTTCGCTCTAGATTAAATTTTAGGAATAAGGATTATAAAACTGCTAAAGAATTAATCAATAGTATCTCTAATGAATGGTTAGAAAAAAGCAATAACATACAAAAACTAACTTATTGGACTTACAAAGCATTTATAGAGGAAAAAATCGAAAATTATGATATTGCATACTCTTGCTTTCAAAAAAGTCAAGATCACCTACTTTATTCTAGATTAAGTAAAAATTCATACTTAAATATTATTGATTCATATAAAAAAAATATTATCAATAAAACAATCAATATTAAAAATTCAAATTATAAATTTGAAGAAACAAATATTGTATTTTTAATAGGCTTTCCCAGGTCTGGGACTACGCTATTAGATACTATACTTAGAAGCCATAAAGAGATTGAAGTAATAGAAGAAAAACCTATAATCTCAAATATTGAAACAATAATCAAAAAACAACTTAATACAAAAATTGATAATCTTTATAGTATTTCGGACGATAATATAATAATGCTAAGGAGAAAATATTTTGAAATAATGAGAGAATTTACAACAAAAGAAAGAAAGCTGATTATAGATAAATTACCATTAAATACAGTTAAACTTCCATTGATTAATCTTCTATTCCCTAATGCTAAAATAATTTTTGCGCATAGGCATCCTTATGACACGGTTTTATCATGTTTCCAACAATCTTTCGATCCAAATATAGCAATGTTACATTTCATAGATTTGAAATCCTCTTCAATAATGTATGATCAAGTTATGGGGGCATGGGATATATACAAAAACAATATTTCTCTTGATTTTATAACATCCAAATATGAACATCTTATTGAAGACTTTGATAAACATACTTTTAAAATATTAAATTTTTTAGACATTAAATGGGATGATAATATAAGAAACTACAGAAAAACAGCACTAGATAGAGGAAAAATCAATACTCCTTCATCTTCTCAAGTTGTTCAACCTTTATATAAGTCATCCATTGAGAAATGGAAAAACTATGAGAAATATTTTAAAGATTGTCACCAATACCTAGAGAAATGGGTTTCTTATTTTGATTATTAA
- a CDS encoding tetratricopeptide repeat protein: MGSSDKEQEKRKFTEVKTFTVPFRLGKIKENISISNNTTSKPAKEAIMSKAFKFHSQGNIPEAAKYYLYFINQGFKDHRVFTNYGIILNDLGKLKEAELLYRKAIEIQPNFADVHLNLGNILKDLGNLQEAEISQRKALEINPDFAEAHSNLGNILKDLGKLQEAEISTRKALEINPDFAEAHSNLGNILKDLGNLQEAEISTRKALEINPDFAKAHYNLGNILKDLGNLQEAEISQRKAIEIKPDFAEAHSNLGNILKDLGNLQEAELSTRKALELNPNFADAHSNLGNILMDLGKLQEAEISTRKAIEINPDFAKAHYNLGNILMDLGKLQEAEISQRKAIEINPNFAEAHSNMGIILKDLGKLKESKIATLKAIEINPNFAEAFLNLSLLELLQGDYKNGLENYEFRFKRKNPAIAHGITKLKRIEHKKSQKGEKLLVITEQGLGDTLQFMRYIPYIRNQGLKISFCAQTKLHSLIKSSGIDQHPLTPEEASEVSEGQWIPLLSLPRYLQVSPNNPIISNPYIFSTNELKKKWKNILSQEKRPIVAINWQGNPNAEKTDHIGRSLPLETFSSLTRNNNFKFLSLQKGFGSEQFHHCSFKNKFVECQAKIDATWDFLENAAIMENCDLIITSDTSIAHLAGGMGKPTWLLLNHLPDWRWGLKGDNTFWYPSMRLFRQNERHNWQEVMENVSNKLKKEIEVKT, from the coding sequence ATGGGATCTAGTGATAAAGAGCAAGAAAAAAGGAAATTCACTGAAGTGAAAACATTTACAGTTCCATTTAGACTAGGAAAAATTAAAGAGAATATTTCTATTTCCAATAACACTACTTCTAAGCCTGCTAAAGAAGCAATAATGAGTAAAGCATTTAAGTTTCATTCACAAGGCAATATTCCAGAAGCAGCAAAGTATTATCTATATTTTATAAATCAAGGGTTCAAAGATCACAGGGTTTTTACTAATTATGGAATCATATTGAATGATCTTGGTAAATTAAAAGAAGCAGAATTATTATACCGTAAAGCAATCGAAATTCAACCTAATTTCGCTGATGTTCATTTAAATCTGGGAAACATATTGAAAGATCTTGGCAACCTACAAGAAGCAGAGATTTCACAAAGGAAAGCACTTGAAATAAATCCTGATTTCGCAGAGGCGCATTCCAATCTGGGAAACATATTGAAAGATCTTGGCAAATTACAAGAAGCAGAAATATCCACTCGCAAAGCACTTGAAATAAATCCTGATTTCGCAGAGGCGCATTCCAATCTGGGAAACATATTGAAAGATCTTGGCAACCTACAAGAAGCAGAAATATCCACTCGCAAAGCACTTGAAATAAATCCTGATTTCGCTAAAGCTCATTACAATCTGGGAAACATATTGAAAGATCTTGGCAACCTACAAGAAGCAGAGATTTCACAAAGGAAAGCAATTGAAATCAAACCTGATTTCGCAGAGGCTCATTCTAATCTGGGAAACATATTGAAAGATCTTGGCAACCTACAAGAAGCAGAATTATCGACTCGCAAAGCGCTTGAACTGAATCCTAATTTCGCTGATGCTCATTCCAATCTAGGAAACATATTGATGGATCTTGGCAAATTACAAGAAGCAGAAATATCCACTCGCAAAGCAATTGAAATTAATCCTGATTTCGCTAAAGCTCATTACAATCTAGGAAACATATTGATGGATCTCGGCAAATTACAAGAAGCAGAAATTTCACAACGCAAAGCTATTGAAATTAATCCTAATTTTGCAGAGGCTCATTCCAATATGGGAATAATATTGAAAGATCTTGGCAAATTAAAAGAATCAAAAATAGCAACTCTCAAAGCAATTGAAATTAATCCTAATTTCGCAGAAGCATTTTTGAATCTTTCATTACTTGAACTACTTCAAGGTGACTATAAAAATGGTTTAGAGAACTATGAATTTAGATTCAAAAGAAAGAACCCTGCTATTGCTCACGGTATTACAAAACTCAAACGAATCGAGCATAAAAAATCACAAAAAGGAGAAAAGCTATTAGTCATCACTGAGCAAGGTTTAGGAGATACCCTTCAATTCATGAGATATATTCCTTACATTAGAAATCAAGGCCTAAAAATTTCTTTTTGTGCTCAAACAAAACTACATTCATTAATCAAATCCTCTGGTATTGATCAACATCCATTAACTCCAGAGGAGGCAAGCGAAGTTTCAGAGGGTCAATGGATCCCACTATTATCTTTACCTAGATATCTACAAGTAAGTCCGAATAATCCAATCATTTCAAACCCATATATCTTTTCAACTAATGAACTAAAAAAGAAATGGAAAAACATACTCTCCCAAGAAAAAAGACCAATCGTAGCTATTAATTGGCAAGGAAATCCAAATGCAGAAAAGACTGATCACATAGGGCGCTCATTACCTCTAGAAACCTTCTCTAGTCTTACGAGAAATAATAACTTCAAATTTTTATCACTACAAAAAGGATTTGGTTCAGAGCAATTCCATCATTGCTCATTTAAAAATAAGTTTGTTGAATGCCAAGCTAAAATTGATGCCACTTGGGATTTTCTGGAAAATGCTGCCATTATGGAAAACTGTGATTTAATTATTACTTCTGACACTTCAATTGCTCACCTAGCTGGAGGAATGGGTAAACCAACCTGGTTACTCCTAAATCATTTACCTGACTGGAGATGGGGACTGAAAGGGGACAATACATTTTGGTATCCATCAATGAGATTATTTCGGCAAAACGAACGACATAATTGGCAAGAAGTTATGGAAAATGTCTCAAATAAACTAAAAAAGGAAATAGAAGTAAAAACATAA
- a CDS encoding class I SAM-dependent methyltransferase produces the protein MNGLKLNLGCGENKIPDYINVDKFGSPDIKHDLESFPWPWETNSVSDILLIHVLEHLGKDVEIYFGIFKEMYRICTHGANIKIIVPHFRHHLFYDDPTHVRVVTPLGLQLFSQKLNKLWVEEGVANSPLGLYLDIDFELKQTVIMPSEDWFRLHPDKNVDVRLLQQESNIYNNLIKQYDMLLEVIKDCDIESGGKA, from the coding sequence ATGAATGGTCTTAAACTAAATCTTGGATGTGGTGAAAATAAAATACCAGATTATATCAATGTAGATAAGTTTGGGAGCCCAGATATAAAACATGATTTAGAATCTTTCCCTTGGCCTTGGGAGACAAATTCAGTTTCAGATATTCTATTAATACATGTTCTTGAACATCTAGGAAAAGATGTAGAAATATACTTTGGAATATTTAAAGAGATGTATCGAATATGTACTCATGGAGCAAATATTAAAATAATTGTACCTCATTTTAGACATCACTTATTCTATGATGATCCAACTCATGTAAGAGTTGTTACACCTCTAGGTTTACAACTATTTTCTCAAAAACTAAACAAGCTGTGGGTAGAAGAAGGAGTAGCAAATAGTCCACTTGGATTATATCTAGATATCGATTTTGAACTAAAGCAAACAGTTATAATGCCAAGTGAAGACTGGTTTAGATTACATCCAGATAAAAATGTTGATGTTAGATTACTCCAACAAGAGTCTAATATATATAATAATTTAATTAAACAATATGATATGTTGCTTGAAGTGATAAAAGATTGCGATATAGAATCAGGAGGAAAAGCATGA
- a CDS encoding DUF6165 family protein, giving the protein MSSRVKYLSSILAPVSIGELIDKITILEIKQIHMTGIKLKNIDKELKLLKNIIQDKNLQIDIDLINNLKEVNKSLWEIEDNIRIKESNQEFDKEFIEFARSVYKENDKRASIKKEINQKYHSELVEEKSYNNYLT; this is encoded by the coding sequence ATGAGTTCAAGAGTTAAATACCTATCTTCTATTCTCGCTCCAGTCTCTATAGGAGAACTAATAGATAAAATTACAATTTTAGAAATCAAACAAATACATATGACTGGAATAAAGCTAAAAAATATAGATAAAGAGCTAAAACTACTAAAAAATATAATTCAGGATAAGAATCTGCAAATTGATATCGATTTAATTAATAATCTCAAAGAAGTAAACAAGAGCCTTTGGGAAATAGAAGATAATATTAGGATAAAAGAGAGCAATCAAGAATTTGACAAAGAATTTATTGAATTCGCTAGATCAGTTTACAAAGAGAATGATAAGAGAGCTTCTATAAAAAAAGAAATCAACCAGAAGTATCATTCAGAGCTGGTTGAAGAAAAATCATATAATAACTATTTAACCTAA
- a CDS encoding tetratricopeptide repeat protein: MVSSHKEQEKKKFTEIKTFPVPIGLGEIKGNITLTSHTSSRSYKEQKINQAIQFQIKGNIPEAEKLYQYLIQQGFKDERIFSNYGDILRDLGKLEEAELSYRKAIEIKPDLADAYLHLGSILIYLDNLKEAEVFTRKAIEIKPDLADAYLNLGSILIYLDNLKEAEVFTRKAIEIKPDLADAYVNLGSILIYLDNLKEAEVFTRKAIEIKPDYAEAHCNLGNILKDLDYLKDAVISYQKAIEIKPDYAEAHCNLGNILKDLDYSENAELSTRKAIALNPNFAEAHLNLGSILSNLGKFKDAELSTRKAIELKPDYADAYYNLATILIEIGNLNQAKICIRKSIKLNPNFAQAYQVLSNIYSLENDFTQACKEIERAIKLDPNNHLFKGELTRIKFIQGEYDEKTTKNNQLWSDQDDYLYEDNNTDILLVIFGSMGRDSKLIPSFNFYNLFKNNKSFDKLFLRDIDRNYYLTGLKNSTNNLQETVDLIRKMSSIKKYKKTISVGASAGGFAAILFGHLLKFSKVIVFNPQTVISKEKETLVKDNFYTVELCEKLRNLHSSDTLYQKCLNLKNLIPFKTKVEIHYSNLSKIDKNHAKFVEHENCKLIKHNSSSHLLALQLRDSEDLEDIIVKSLTI; encoded by the coding sequence GTGGTATCTAGCCATAAAGAGCAAGAAAAAAAGAAATTCACAGAAATAAAGACATTCCCAGTTCCAATTGGTCTAGGAGAAATCAAAGGAAACATCACTCTGACTTCTCATACTTCTTCTAGGTCTTATAAAGAACAAAAGATAAATCAAGCAATTCAGTTTCAAATAAAAGGAAATATTCCAGAAGCAGAAAAACTTTATCAATATTTGATTCAGCAAGGATTCAAAGATGAAAGGATTTTCTCTAACTATGGAGATATATTGAGAGATCTTGGCAAATTAGAAGAAGCAGAATTGTCATACCGCAAAGCAATTGAAATCAAACCTGATCTCGCAGATGCTTATTTACATCTAGGAAGTATATTGATATATCTTGACAACTTAAAAGAGGCAGAAGTATTCACTCGCAAAGCAATTGAAATCAAACCTGATCTCGCAGATGCTTATTTAAATCTAGGAAGTATATTGATATATCTTGACAACTTAAAAGAGGCAGAAGTATTCACTCGCAAAGCAATTGAAATTAAACCTGATCTCGCAGATGCTTATGTAAATCTAGGAAGTATATTGATATATCTTGACAACTTAAAAGAGGCAGAAGTATTCACTCGCAAAGCAATTGAAATTAAACCTGATTATGCAGAGGCGCATTGTAATCTTGGCAACATATTGAAAGATCTTGATTACTTAAAAGACGCAGTAATCTCTTACCAAAAAGCAATTGAAATTAAACCTGATTATGCAGAGGCGCATTGTAATCTTGGCAACATATTGAAAGATCTTGATTACTCAGAAAACGCAGAATTATCGACTCGTAAAGCTATTGCACTGAATCCTAATTTCGCAGAAGCGCATTTAAACCTGGGAAGCATTTTGAGCAATCTTGGTAAATTCAAAGATGCTGAATTATCAACTCGAAAAGCAATTGAGCTCAAACCTGATTACGCTGATGCTTATTACAATCTGGCGACAATATTGATAGAGATTGGCAACTTAAATCAAGCAAAAATATGTATTCGCAAATCTATCAAGCTTAATCCCAATTTCGCACAGGCTTATCAAGTACTTAGTAATATATACAGCTTAGAGAATGATTTTACTCAAGCCTGTAAAGAAATTGAACGAGCAATTAAACTTGATCCCAATAATCACTTATTTAAAGGTGAGTTAACTCGTATTAAATTTATTCAAGGTGAGTATGATGAAAAAACAACTAAAAATAATCAACTTTGGAGTGATCAAGATGATTATTTATATGAAGATAATAATACAGATATTCTCTTAGTTATTTTCGGTAGTATGGGGCGAGATAGTAAGTTAATACCATCCTTTAATTTCTATAATTTGTTTAAAAATAACAAGTCATTTGATAAACTCTTTCTAAGAGATATTGATCGTAATTACTATCTAACAGGTCTCAAAAATAGCACAAATAATTTACAGGAGACAGTTGATTTAATCAGAAAAATGAGCTCCATAAAGAAATATAAAAAGACAATATCAGTAGGAGCATCAGCTGGTGGATTCGCAGCTATTCTCTTTGGACATTTACTAAAGTTTTCAAAAGTCATAGTATTCAATCCTCAGACTGTTATTTCAAAAGAGAAGGAAACCTTAGTAAAAGACAACTTCTATACAGTAGAACTTTGTGAGAAATTAAGAAATCTACATTCATCAGATACTTTATATCAAAAATGCTTAAACCTTAAGAATTTAATTCCGTTTAAAACCAAAGTAGAAATACATTACTCTAACCTTTCAAAAATCGACAAGAATCACGCAAAATTCGTAGAACATGAAAACTGTAAATTAATTAAACATAATTCATCTAGCCATTTATTAGCACTTCAACTTAGAGACTCAGAAGATCTGGAAGATATAATAGTAAAAAGTCTGACAATCTAA
- a CDS encoding Fe2+-dependent dioxygenase: MLYLAHKLLNEGQVKDLRKSLMLSTEWVDGKNSARGSKVKKNIQLNLGETYNKLSKEIIEIIDKDELSNNFSFPSKIFNILFTRTGEGMFYGPHVDVAFTPKGRRDLSFTIFLNQPTDYEGGELILYITPEKKQIKMNPGEMIIYPTKYLHEVKTVTQGERMVCVGWIESQIPRDDDRESLYLMNQGMSSITNEYGHSAATQNLKISFNNIYKRFMN; this comes from the coding sequence ATGCTTTATCTTGCTCATAAATTACTTAATGAGGGACAAGTTAAAGATTTAAGAAAAAGTTTAATGCTCTCAACTGAATGGGTAGATGGAAAAAATTCAGCCAGAGGTTCTAAAGTTAAAAAAAATATACAATTAAATTTAGGAGAAACATATAATAAATTATCAAAAGAAATAATTGAAATTATCGATAAGGATGAATTAAGTAATAACTTTTCTTTCCCTTCTAAGATATTTAATATTTTATTTACAAGAACGGGAGAAGGTATGTTTTATGGACCTCACGTAGACGTTGCTTTCACTCCTAAAGGTCGTAGAGATTTATCTTTTACCATTTTCTTAAATCAACCCACAGATTATGAGGGAGGAGAACTAATACTTTATATAACTCCAGAAAAGAAGCAAATCAAAATGAATCCAGGAGAAATGATTATATATCCTACTAAATATCTTCATGAAGTAAAAACCGTTACTCAGGGAGAGCGAATGGTTTGTGTTGGGTGGATAGAAAGTCAAATACCAAGAGATGATGATAGAGAATCCCTTTATTTAATGAACCAAGGTATGTCATCAATAACAAACGAATATGGTCATTCAGCTGCTACACAAAATCTAAAAATTAGTTTCAACAACATTTATAAACGTTTCATGAACTAA
- the alr gene encoding alanine racemase, which yields MQSMSKINNSGRSITFSGKNENVMNPDPRSRAWVEVDSKVIENNSRVLKNFIGPECLLMAVVKADGYGHGAETVANAALLGGADSLGVATLEEGIQLRNAGLKCQILILGNLINAEELYYSFCWDLIPTISGIREAIICNNIAENKHKKFVIHLKVDTGMTRLGCQCNEVEELISKIDYLENISLKGIYSHLAMADKDLESNMNQSFTQIQLNRFEKVLKDLGKRNKLLCKHLANSAGTLSDRRLHFDMVRVGLSLYGYYPLNDFESDLRLDPALKVKARVTLVREVEKDTGVGYGHFFKTQRKSKLAVVAIGYADGVSRNLSGKISASIDGFLVPQVGAIAMDQMVFDITDKPDIKTGQVLTLLGTDGEVSISPQNWCDLSGSIPWEVLCSFRNRLPRVVT from the coding sequence ATTCAGAGTATGTCAAAGATCAATAACAGTGGAAGGTCTATCACTTTTAGTGGGAAAAATGAAAATGTAATGAATCCTGATCCTCGTAGCCGTGCATGGGTTGAGGTCGATTCGAAAGTTATTGAAAATAATTCAAGAGTCTTGAAAAACTTTATTGGCCCAGAATGTTTACTAATGGCAGTTGTGAAAGCTGATGGATATGGACATGGTGCAGAGACTGTTGCAAATGCAGCTTTACTGGGAGGGGCTGATAGTCTTGGAGTGGCAACTTTAGAAGAAGGAATTCAATTAAGAAATGCTGGCTTGAAGTGTCAGATATTAATTCTTGGAAATTTAATAAATGCAGAAGAACTCTATTATTCCTTTTGCTGGGACCTGATACCTACAATAAGTGGAATTCGTGAGGCGATAATTTGTAATAACATTGCTGAAAATAAGCATAAAAAATTTGTTATTCACTTAAAAGTGGATACGGGTATGACGAGACTTGGCTGTCAATGCAATGAGGTAGAAGAATTAATTTCTAAAATTGATTATTTAGAAAACATATCCTTAAAAGGCATATATAGTCATTTAGCAATGGCTGATAAAGATCTAGAAAGCAATATGAACCAAAGTTTTACTCAGATTCAATTAAATAGATTTGAGAAGGTTTTAAAGGATTTGGGTAAAAGAAATAAGCTTTTATGCAAACATTTAGCAAATTCAGCTGGGACACTTTCAGATCGTCGTCTTCATTTTGATATGGTTCGAGTTGGACTTAGCTTGTATGGTTACTACCCTTTAAATGATTTTGAATCTGATTTGAGACTTGACCCGGCATTGAAAGTTAAGGCTAGAGTTACTTTGGTTAGGGAGGTAGAAAAGGATACAGGAGTGGGATACGGACATTTTTTTAAAACTCAAAGGAAAAGTAAGCTTGCTGTAGTTGCTATTGGCTATGCAGATGGCGTCAGCAGAAATCTTTCTGGAAAAATATCAGCCTCAATAGATGGGTTTTTGGTGCCCCAAGTAGGTGCAATTGCAATGGATCAAATGGTTTTTGATATAACTGATAAACCAGATATTAAAACAGGTCAAGTTTTAACCCTTCTTGGTACTGATGGCGAAGTTTCTATTTCACCCCAAAATTGGTGTGATTTGTCTGGATCAATTCCATGGGAAGTTCTTTGTAGTTTTAGAAATCGTCTTCCTCGAGTTGTCACTTAA
- a CDS encoding HNH endonuclease, whose translation MGQVLVLNASYEPLNITSWRRATVLMLKGKAESLEEDISHNIRQDVKAPTVIRLRQFIRVPYRDIPLSRKNIFQRDNNCCQYCGQKNKKLSIDHVLPRSRGGTDNWENVITACLQCNVMKGNRTPEEAKMPLKTKPYKPLNNMSFETTKQIHSGRHKEWSKYVIGWVA comes from the coding sequence ATGGGTCAAGTTCTTGTTTTGAATGCGTCCTATGAGCCATTGAACATCACTTCATGGCGTCGCGCGACTGTTTTAATGCTTAAAGGCAAGGCTGAGAGTCTTGAAGAGGATATTTCACACAATATTAGGCAAGATGTAAAAGCTCCAACGGTAATAAGATTAAGACAATTTATTAGAGTGCCATATCGTGATATTCCTCTATCTAGAAAAAACATATTTCAAAGAGATAATAACTGTTGTCAATATTGTGGCCAGAAAAATAAAAAACTTTCAATTGATCATGTTTTACCACGCAGTAGAGGAGGAACTGACAATTGGGAAAATGTGATTACGGCATGTCTTCAATGCAACGTAATGAAAGGCAATAGAACCCCTGAAGAAGCAAAGATGCCTTTAAAAACGAAACCTTATAAACCTTTAAATAACATGAGTTTTGAAACCACAAAACAAATCCATTCTGGTCGTCATAAAGAATGGAGTAAATACGTGATTGGATGGGTAGCTTAG